The proteins below come from a single Isoptericola dokdonensis DS-3 genomic window:
- a CDS encoding DUF3039 domain-containing protein codes for MSDPLSTPPAAPSQDTGAGTSVLERPDTREQTAEPGDHERFAHYVRKEKIMESAMSGKPVIALCGKVWVPGRDPSKFPVCPICQEIYDGLRAPQDGGDGKDGSGKGGSGK; via the coding sequence ATGAGCGACCCCCTCTCCACGCCCCCCGCGGCACCTTCGCAGGACACCGGTGCGGGCACGAGCGTCCTCGAGCGGCCGGACACCCGCGAGCAGACCGCGGAACCCGGCGACCACGAACGCTTCGCGCACTACGTGCGCAAGGAGAAGATCATGGAGTCCGCGATGTCGGGCAAGCCCGTGATCGCGCTCTGCGGCAAGGTGTGGGTGCCGGGCCGGGACCCGTCGAAGTTCCCCGTGTGCCCGATCTGCCAGGAGATCTACGACGGCCTGCGCGCACCGCAGGACGGCGGGGACGGCAAGGACGGCTCCGGCAAGGGCGGCTCCGGCAAGTGA